In the Streptomyces formicae genome, one interval contains:
- a CDS encoding TetR/AcrR family transcriptional regulator → MAARARSEERRAEILRAALEVIAERGYRGASLGAVAERVGLTQQGLLHYFPTKEALLVAVLEARDQWDAVPRGQWRLDLLGSLVEYNTMRAGLVQTFSALLGESVTDGHPAREFFTKRYGAVRENFTEVLRAEYGDRLPGGLTPEAAAPLLVAVMDGLQYQWLLDPESVDMPGAFRNFLALLGEPRSRERTGGAGSGGDGGHHLDLD, encoded by the coding sequence ATGGCGGCGAGGGCCAGGAGCGAGGAGCGGCGCGCGGAGATCCTCCGTGCCGCCCTGGAAGTGATCGCCGAGCGCGGCTACCGGGGTGCGAGCCTCGGGGCCGTCGCCGAGCGGGTCGGGCTCACCCAGCAGGGACTTTTGCACTACTTCCCGACCAAGGAGGCCCTGCTGGTCGCCGTCCTGGAGGCCCGCGACCAGTGGGACGCGGTGCCGCGCGGCCAGTGGCGGCTCGATCTGCTCGGCTCGCTGGTGGAGTACAACACGATGCGCGCGGGGCTCGTGCAGACCTTCTCGGCACTGCTCGGCGAGAGCGTCACGGACGGGCACCCGGCCCGGGAGTTCTTCACCAAGCGGTACGGGGCGGTGCGCGAGAACTTCACCGAGGTGCTGCGCGCCGAGTACGGGGACCGGCTGCCCGGCGGGCTCACCCCGGAGGCCGCGGCCCCGCTGCTCGTGGCGGTGATGGACGGGCTGCAGTACCAGTGGCTGCTCGACCCCGAATCGGTGGACATGCCGGGGGCGTTCAGGAACTTCCTCGCGCTACTGGGCGAGCCCCGCAGCAGGGAGCGGACCGGCGGAGCGGGAAGCGGCGGCGACGGCGGCCACCACCTCGACCTCGATTAG
- a CDS encoding RidA family protein, which produces MLITLDDPAGAPRPLGPYSQVARVQLPDGSALLYLSGQIAEGADLAAQSRGVFEALAALLDAHGATLADVINIRTFLTDLDGLPEYAAVRREFLTGTPPTSTTVEVPRLFRPEALIEVEVVAAVAAASRSAGPLPAAGLAQ; this is translated from the coding sequence ATGCTGATCACCCTCGACGACCCGGCCGGGGCACCCCGCCCCCTCGGCCCCTACTCCCAGGTCGCCCGCGTCCAACTACCGGACGGGAGCGCCCTGTTGTACCTCTCGGGCCAGATAGCCGAGGGCGCCGACCTCGCCGCGCAGTCCCGCGGCGTCTTCGAGGCGCTGGCCGCCCTGCTCGACGCCCACGGCGCCACCCTCGCCGACGTGATCAACATCCGCACGTTCCTGACCGACCTCGACGGACTGCCCGAATACGCCGCCGTACGCCGGGAGTTCCTCACCGGCACGCCGCCCACCAGCACCACCGTCGAGGTCCCTCGGCTCTTCCGTCCCGAGGCGCTAATCGAGGTCGAGGTGGTGGCCGCCGTCGCCGCCGCTTCCCGCTCCGCCGGTCCGCTCCCTGCTGCGGGGCTCGCCCAGTAG
- a CDS encoding NAD(P)-dependent oxidoreductase, whose protein sequence is MEKIAFLGLGHMGEPMARQLLTSPYELIVWNRTAAKADALVEAGATRAASPAEAVRDADVVITMLADPAAVRELADAVVPALRPGAYWVEMSTVGPDVVAELAALVPAGVTLVDAPVMGSTDKAAAGQLGILAGGEAARVEHVLARFGPVTRTGALGSGAALKLVVNTAVLGGVALVAEAMKLADAFGLTEDTARDALAKGPLGGAVARAFADGVHFGSDLAVKDVALATDSAELPMMEAALAHYEAAAAIPSLAHEDVARAVPHIRGHRAP, encoded by the coding sequence ATGGAAAAGATCGCATTCCTCGGGCTCGGCCACATGGGTGAGCCGATGGCCCGCCAACTCCTCACCTCTCCGTACGAGTTGATTGTCTGGAACCGCACCGCCGCGAAGGCCGACGCCCTCGTCGAGGCGGGCGCCACCCGCGCCGCGAGCCCCGCGGAGGCCGTGCGCGACGCCGACGTGGTCATCACGATGCTCGCGGACCCCGCCGCCGTACGCGAACTGGCCGACGCCGTCGTCCCCGCGCTGCGCCCCGGCGCGTACTGGGTGGAGATGTCGACCGTGGGCCCCGACGTCGTGGCGGAGCTCGCCGCGCTCGTCCCCGCGGGGGTCACGCTGGTCGACGCCCCCGTGATGGGCAGTACGGACAAGGCCGCCGCCGGGCAGCTCGGCATCCTCGCGGGCGGCGAGGCGGCCCGTGTCGAGCACGTGCTCGCCCGCTTCGGCCCCGTCACCCGCACCGGCGCCCTCGGCTCCGGCGCCGCCCTCAAGCTCGTCGTCAACACCGCGGTCCTCGGTGGCGTCGCCCTGGTCGCCGAGGCCATGAAGCTCGCCGACGCGTTCGGCCTCACGGAGGACACCGCGAGGGACGCCCTGGCCAAGGGACCGCTCGGTGGCGCCGTAGCACGGGCCTTCGCGGACGGTGTGCACTTCGGCAGCGACCTCGCCGTCAAGGACGTCGCCCTGGCCACCGACTCCGCCGAACTCCCCATGATGGAAGCGGCGTTGGCCCACTACGAAGCGGCGGCCGCCATCCCCTCGCTCGCCCACGAGGACGTCGCCCGCGCCGTCCCGCACATCCGCGGCCACCGCGCCCCGTGA
- a CDS encoding phosphotransferase — translation MPNPHAARPADTAPPDLSTVWLRTFLDVARHGSFTVAARELGWTQSAVSRQIAALEAALGGAPLFDRLPRGVRPTAHGRALLPHATDVMSRLTSLGRELTALRDATGGLLRVGAFATADAGLVPRAIARFRAARPGVTLVREEGLTPALLARVADGGLDLAVVSTTGGALPADAYELHHLLDEPLYVALPSGHPLAALPEVRFPQLAAEEWISGSSRIEGTLLDAAVRHGLRPRVAHVVAEWTAKQGYVAAGLGVTLIPALAAESVRQDIALVPLRDEGAPARAVYAATPRGHSAPPAVAPFLRALRAACPAGRAFPQPVRTAPAAPMSPTTPTTSTGRSPMSTAPKTHADEPDIDEDLVRRLVGARFPAWAGLPVRLVGSAGTSNVMYRLGTDMVVRLPRRAGDAESARREHEWLRRLSGALPVPVPAPLAMGEPGEGYPYPWSVFRWLEGETPVAGRPLAEPALFAEDMAAFLTALRGFDTAGAPASYRGDPLASRDADTRAVIAGLRGVVDTDAVTAVWDAALRAAPWQGPGVWVHGDLQPGNVLVARGRLSAVIDFECMGTADPAVDLIAAWYLMDGEARRSFRAALGPATDDAMWARGRGWALTIAVNELSYYRETNLWMADTARHVIGELTSGDGELGDGEVR, via the coding sequence ATGCCGAACCCGCATGCCGCACGCCCGGCGGACACCGCTCCCCCCGACCTCTCGACCGTCTGGCTCAGGACCTTCCTCGACGTGGCCCGGCACGGGTCGTTCACCGTGGCGGCGCGCGAGCTCGGATGGACCCAGTCCGCCGTCTCGCGGCAGATCGCCGCGCTGGAGGCGGCGCTGGGCGGCGCACCTCTCTTCGACCGGCTGCCGCGCGGCGTACGGCCCACCGCGCACGGGCGTGCGCTGCTGCCGCACGCGACGGACGTCATGTCCCGACTGACCTCGCTGGGGCGGGAGTTGACGGCGCTGCGCGACGCGACGGGTGGGCTGCTGAGGGTCGGCGCGTTCGCGACGGCGGACGCGGGGCTCGTCCCCCGGGCCATCGCGCGGTTCCGCGCCGCGCGTCCCGGGGTGACGCTCGTCCGCGAGGAGGGTCTGACGCCCGCGCTCCTCGCCCGTGTCGCGGACGGCGGGCTCGACCTCGCCGTGGTGTCGACGACGGGCGGCGCGCTGCCCGCCGACGCGTACGAGCTGCACCACCTCCTCGACGAACCGCTGTACGTCGCGCTGCCCTCCGGTCATCCGCTGGCCGCGCTGCCCGAGGTGCGGTTTCCCCAACTCGCCGCCGAGGAGTGGATATCCGGCAGCTCCCGGATCGAGGGGACCCTCCTGGACGCGGCGGTGCGCCACGGGCTCCGGCCGCGCGTCGCCCACGTCGTCGCGGAGTGGACCGCGAAGCAGGGGTATGTCGCGGCGGGGCTCGGGGTGACGCTGATCCCCGCGCTCGCCGCCGAGTCGGTACGCCAGGACATCGCGCTGGTCCCCCTGCGCGACGAGGGCGCGCCGGCCCGCGCCGTGTACGCGGCCACGCCACGGGGTCACTCGGCGCCGCCCGCCGTGGCACCGTTCCTCCGAGCGCTGCGGGCGGCCTGTCCGGCCGGTCGCGCCTTCCCGCAGCCCGTACGGACAGCACCGGCCGCACCGATGTCTCCGACAACGCCGACAACCTCGACAGGAAGGTCGCCCATGTCCACCGCACCGAAGACGCACGCCGACGAACCCGACATCGACGAAGACCTCGTACGCCGCCTGGTCGGTGCCCGGTTCCCGGCGTGGGCCGGTCTTCCCGTGCGGCTCGTGGGATCCGCGGGGACGTCCAACGTGATGTACCGGCTCGGCACGGACATGGTGGTGCGCCTGCCGCGCCGGGCGGGGGACGCGGAGAGCGCGCGGCGCGAGCACGAGTGGCTGCGCAGACTGTCGGGGGCGCTGCCGGTGCCCGTACCCGCACCGCTCGCCATGGGCGAACCGGGCGAGGGCTACCCGTACCCGTGGTCCGTCTTCCGGTGGCTGGAGGGCGAGACGCCCGTCGCGGGGCGGCCGCTCGCCGAACCCGCCCTGTTCGCCGAGGACATGGCCGCGTTCCTCACCGCCCTGCGCGGCTTCGATACGGCCGGTGCGCCCGCCTCCTACCGAGGCGACCCGCTGGCCTCGCGCGACGCCGACACGCGCGCGGTGATCGCCGGGCTGCGCGGGGTCGTCGACACCGACGCCGTCACCGCCGTGTGGGACGCCGCGCTGCGCGCCGCGCCGTGGCAGGGGCCCGGCGTCTGGGTGCACGGGGATCTCCAGCCGGGGAACGTCCTGGTCGCGCGGGGCCGACTCAGTGCCGTCATCGACTTCGAGTGCATGGGCACGGCGGACCCCGCGGTCGACCTGATCGCCGCGTGGTACCTGATGGACGGCGAGGCCCGCCGGTCCTTCCGCGCCGCGCTCGGCCCCGCCACGGACGACGCCATGTGGGCGCGGGGTCGTGGCTGGGCGCTGACGATCGCCGTCAACGAACTCTCGTACTACCGGGAGACGAACCTGTGGATGGCGGATACGGCGCGGCATGTCATCGGGGAACTGACGTCGGGGGACGGTGAGTTGGGAGACGGCGAGGTGAGGTGA
- a CDS encoding LysE family transporter, producing the protein MSAVLVAGLLAGYGIAMPVGGVATYLVALTARTSLRTGACAALGVATADGLYALVAAIGGTRLTHLLAPLMTPLRWASALVLLALAARGAITAIRQYRERTGATGTGTGTGTGTGRTGTPVGPTRAYAALLGITLLNPATVVYFAALVLGSPATTSLTGPEQALFALAAFAASASWQLLLAGGGALLGRALTGSRGRLLTGLASSALIAGLAGHLLASAG; encoded by the coding sequence GTGAGCGCCGTCCTGGTCGCGGGACTCCTCGCCGGATACGGCATCGCCATGCCGGTCGGCGGCGTCGCGACCTATCTCGTAGCCCTCACGGCCCGCACGTCCCTGCGGACCGGCGCCTGCGCCGCCCTCGGCGTCGCGACCGCCGACGGGCTCTACGCCCTCGTCGCAGCGATCGGCGGCACCCGGCTCACCCACCTCCTGGCACCGCTGATGACTCCGCTGCGCTGGGCATCGGCCCTGGTCCTCCTCGCGCTCGCCGCACGCGGGGCGATCACGGCGATCCGCCAGTACCGGGAGCGCACCGGCGCAACCGGCACCGGAACCGGCACCGGCACCGGCACCGGCAGGACAGGAACCCCCGTAGGCCCCACCCGCGCCTACGCCGCCCTGCTCGGCATCACGCTCCTGAACCCCGCCACGGTCGTCTACTTCGCCGCACTCGTCCTCGGCAGCCCGGCCACCACGTCCCTGACGGGACCGGAACAGGCACTGTTCGCGCTGGCCGCGTTCGCCGCGTCGGCGAGCTGGCAACTGCTCCTCGCGGGCGGCGGCGCCCTCCTGGGCCGCGCGCTCACGGGCAGCAGGGGCCGCCTGCTGACGGGGCTCGCGTCGAGCGCGCTGATCGCGGGCCTCGCGGGGCATCTGCTGGCGTCGGCGGGGTGA
- a CDS encoding TetR/AcrR family transcriptional regulator → MPKQVDYEDRRRRIAEAVRLLIARSGMESVSLRDVAAEAQVSMGAVQRCFRTKDEMLLFALEDISQRVADRAKARIEASDTPQSAATLLDRSLSALALVDPEDRTEAQVWVAFVAHATVSAPLAAVLRDTYAKLHDLLVWLLDYGRSTGEFRDDVNAKAEAHTLLALTDGLTAQVLVGHMTPEDARRVLRSRAARQ, encoded by the coding sequence GTGCCCAAGCAGGTCGACTACGAGGACCGGCGCCGCCGCATCGCCGAGGCGGTCCGCCTGCTGATCGCCCGCTCCGGGATGGAGTCCGTCAGCCTGCGCGACGTCGCCGCCGAGGCGCAGGTCTCGATGGGCGCGGTCCAGCGCTGCTTCCGCACCAAGGACGAGATGCTGCTCTTCGCCCTGGAGGACATCTCGCAGCGCGTCGCCGACCGTGCGAAGGCCCGCATCGAGGCGTCGGACACACCGCAGTCGGCCGCGACCCTCCTGGACCGCTCGCTCTCCGCGCTCGCCCTGGTCGACCCGGAGGACAGGACGGAGGCCCAGGTCTGGGTGGCCTTCGTGGCCCACGCGACGGTGAGCGCCCCCCTCGCGGCGGTCCTGCGAGACACGTACGCCAAGCTGCACGACCTCCTGGTCTGGCTACTGGACTACGGCAGATCCACCGGCGAGTTCCGCGACGACGTGAACGCGAAGGCGGAGGCCCACACCCTCCTGGCCCTGACGGACGGCCTCACCGCGCAGGTGCTGGTGGGCCACATGACACCGGAAGACGCACGGCGGGTGTTGCGCTCCCGAGCGGCCCGGCAGTAG
- a CDS encoding pyroglutamyl peptidase, with protein sequence MFPRIGALGAAALLVGLGASAPASAAPTSASTATAEEQRLDRAAPQEILRRSGFDRRAPELARALAKTRSYAQARRLVAGQGGDLWRRAVDRVQGRGPSGGDLSRDDDRPLYWARLGMTRELRQWEPSGFRLSEKQRARLIGVLETSSRGQDAVTYPRGHKHTKRILVTGFDPFTLDRDVRISNPSGAAALALDGTTIRTAEGPARIEAVTFPVRWQDFADGAVERALRPQLPRVDLFTTISQGRVGKFDIERTNGAWRGGFPDNENLSRTETVPVSDPASQPQWTSTTLPYKEIVAADTGRFPVYDNTSVTEIPAGGTGPVVRPDGPTEGSTAREGGGGNYLSNEIAYRATLLRDRLGLHDRLPGGHVHTPVLQFGAGNTDPATGAVTDPEFVRNRLDIVAQVRGILGAAASSSS encoded by the coding sequence GTGTTCCCTCGTATAGGCGCCCTCGGCGCCGCCGCCCTGCTGGTCGGGCTCGGTGCCTCGGCCCCCGCCTCCGCCGCACCCACGTCCGCGTCCACGGCCACCGCCGAAGAGCAGCGGCTCGACCGGGCCGCGCCGCAGGAGATCCTGCGCCGCAGCGGATTCGACCGCCGCGCGCCCGAGTTGGCGCGGGCCCTCGCCAAGACCCGCTCCTACGCGCAGGCCCGGCGGCTCGTCGCGGGCCAGGGCGGCGACCTGTGGCGGCGGGCCGTGGACCGGGTGCAGGGGCGCGGGCCATCGGGAGGAGACCTCAGCAGGGACGACGACCGGCCGCTCTACTGGGCCAGGCTCGGGATGACGCGGGAGCTGCGGCAGTGGGAGCCGAGCGGCTTCCGGCTCTCGGAGAAGCAACGGGCCCGGCTGATCGGCGTGTTGGAGACCTCTTCGCGCGGGCAGGACGCCGTCACCTACCCCCGGGGGCACAAGCACACCAAGCGCATCCTGGTCACCGGCTTCGACCCGTTCACGCTGGACAGGGACGTACGCATCAGCAATCCGTCGGGGGCCGCCGCGCTCGCCCTTGACGGCACGACGATCCGGACCGCCGAAGGGCCCGCGCGCATCGAGGCCGTCACCTTCCCCGTCCGCTGGCAGGACTTCGCGGACGGCGCCGTGGAGCGGGCGCTGCGGCCGCAGCTGCCGCGCGTCGACCTGTTCACCACCATCAGCCAGGGGCGCGTGGGCAAGTTCGACATCGAGCGGACCAACGGCGCCTGGCGGGGCGGCTTCCCCGACAACGAGAACCTCTCCCGCACGGAGACCGTGCCGGTGAGCGATCCCGCTTCGCAGCCGCAGTGGACGTCGACGACCCTCCCGTACAAGGAGATCGTGGCCGCCGACACCGGACGCTTCCCGGTGTACGACAACACGTCGGTGACGGAGATCCCGGCGGGCGGCACCGGGCCCGTGGTCCGGCCCGACGGGCCGACCGAGGGGTCCACGGCCCGTGAGGGCGGCGGCGGGAACTACCTGTCGAACGAGATCGCCTACCGGGCGACGCTCCTGCGCGACCGGCTCGGGCTGCACGACCGGCTGCCCGGCGGCCACGTCCACACGCCCGTCCTGCAGTTCGGCGCGGGCAACACCGATCCGGCGACGGGTGCCGTGACCGATCCCGAGTTCGTACGGAACCGGCTCGACATCGTCGCTCAGGTGCGGGGGATCCTCGGGGCCGCCGCATCGTCGTCGTCCTGA
- a CDS encoding EI24 domain-containing protein, with translation MRDLGVGFGYLMKGQRWVAQHGKQYGWGLLPGLITLVLYAAALVSLALWGVDLVGWATPFADDWSSPWLGLFRGFLTALLFALALLLSVVTFTAVTLLIGEPFYESLSEQVDISECGHAPESGLPLWRDLWISARDSLRIVVRAMVWGILLFALGFIPVVGQTVVPVIGFCVTGFFLVEELSAVAMQRRGVQLRERLALLRGRKQLAWGFGAPLAVAFLVPFVAVFLMPGAVAGATLMARDLLGENGSDGDGSRDAVGSQDDDDAAAPRIPRT, from the coding sequence ATGCGCGATCTGGGTGTGGGCTTCGGCTACTTGATGAAGGGGCAGCGCTGGGTCGCCCAGCACGGCAAGCAGTACGGATGGGGGCTGCTGCCCGGCCTCATCACGCTGGTCCTCTACGCGGCCGCGCTCGTCTCGCTCGCCCTGTGGGGCGTCGATCTCGTCGGGTGGGCCACGCCCTTCGCGGACGACTGGTCATCGCCCTGGCTCGGCCTCTTCCGCGGCTTCCTGACGGCGCTCCTGTTCGCCCTGGCGCTGCTGCTCTCCGTCGTCACCTTCACCGCGGTGACGCTGCTCATCGGGGAGCCGTTCTACGAGTCGCTGTCCGAGCAGGTCGACATCTCCGAGTGCGGCCACGCCCCCGAGTCGGGGCTTCCGCTCTGGCGCGACCTGTGGATCTCCGCCCGCGACAGCCTGCGCATCGTCGTGCGCGCGATGGTGTGGGGCATCCTGCTCTTCGCGCTCGGCTTCATCCCGGTCGTCGGCCAGACCGTGGTCCCGGTGATCGGCTTCTGCGTGACCGGCTTCTTCCTCGTCGAGGAGCTCAGCGCGGTCGCGATGCAGCGCCGGGGCGTCCAACTCCGCGAGCGCCTCGCCCTGTTGCGCGGCCGCAAGCAGCTCGCCTGGGGCTTCGGGGCGCCGCTCGCCGTCGCCTTCCTCGTGCCGTTCGTCGCCGTGTTCCTGATGCCGGGCGCGGTCGCGGGAGCGACGCTGATGGCACGGGACCTGCTGGGCGAGAACGGCTCGGACGGCGACGGCTCACGTGACGCCGTCGGCAGTCAGGACGACGACGATGCGGCGGCCCCGAGGATCCCCCGCACCTGA
- a CDS encoding M14 family zinc carboxypeptidase, whose protein sequence is MSRPSRPVLVTAAATAGALLFTAFAPGSATADPTPRPVTREGSPLGADRAARAPEAAADRALAGVQSGAGAGAPELTGDKGRGYPRVRELDPPPENPADKSIKLGLTPYHGIAPKLNALQRVGDRVSVEIAGRSAGGHQLYLVTVTAPESARETARQERMRERIEDSPAAAAEDKAIKSSYKTPVFINNNIHGNEWEGTDAALKLIGKLAKAKDARSKDLLAHNRLYFNITTNPDGRIAGTRANANGFDLNRDFITASQPEARAVRQIAIAKQPAVMIDLHGYVNGTLIEPTTPPHGENYEYDLFLKNSYANALGMEAAIKGLGYTEEKDGVKPPVIPFRDQQEGWDDWPPIFTPQYMPFHGAVATHTIEFPMQVNNEEYETQPAAELRRRAAINVDIAGAAMRATLDYTAAHRRSVIADQIEVFRRGATGAQQVPVSEETVPGVPGIGPEDVYTTEFPRAYVIPAGGRGQRSATAAARLVDHLLANDVRVERAKHSFRLGGRTYAKGSYVVDMHQPKRGLANVMLADGRDISDKVSTMYDISGWSLGRLWGASVDAVKGGDLDGVRARPVHAASRVGQVAPRGNLRLRLDDPREIAALNSLLAQGVSVRRDRDGNAVLPSSARRAATVAAEKYDVSFDATKAEGGAALHRTRVAAAVTPGELFALREMNFDVVPVSNAVLNAGFDWRTTDVLFVSAGLDRGELNASAKAGLDRFLAEGGGLVGRGETGAALNADAKLLAAKPVAGNGDANGVVKVTSSGGAITGGAPEHSFVYAPMWFTGLGPSVRVEQKYGTGNPLVSGHWRATDDGTGGPSAAAGRASVISGTSGRTGVVLFGTEPLFRDHPKGMFPQVGRALLTVG, encoded by the coding sequence ATGTCCCGGCCATCAAGACCCGTTCTGGTCACCGCCGCCGCCACCGCGGGCGCGCTGCTCTTCACCGCGTTCGCCCCGGGCAGCGCCACCGCGGATCCGACACCGCGCCCGGTCACCCGCGAGGGCTCGCCGCTGGGGGCCGACCGGGCGGCCCGGGCTCCGGAGGCGGCCGCCGACCGCGCCCTCGCCGGGGTCCAGTCCGGAGCCGGGGCCGGAGCCCCGGAGCTCACCGGCGACAAGGGGCGCGGCTATCCCCGCGTGCGCGAGCTCGATCCACCACCGGAGAACCCGGCCGACAAGTCGATAAAACTGGGGCTGACGCCGTACCACGGCATAGCCCCGAAGCTGAACGCCCTCCAGCGCGTCGGCGACCGCGTGAGCGTGGAGATAGCGGGCCGCTCCGCCGGCGGTCACCAGCTCTACCTCGTGACCGTCACCGCGCCCGAGTCCGCGCGTGAGACGGCCCGCCAGGAGCGGATGCGCGAGCGCATCGAGGACTCCCCCGCCGCGGCGGCCGAGGACAAGGCGATCAAGTCCTCGTACAAGACGCCGGTCTTCATCAACAACAACATCCACGGCAACGAGTGGGAGGGCACCGACGCGGCCCTCAAGCTCATAGGGAAGCTCGCGAAGGCGAAGGACGCCAGGAGCAAGGACCTCCTCGCGCACAACCGCCTCTACTTCAACATCACCACCAACCCCGACGGGCGCATAGCGGGCACCCGCGCCAACGCCAACGGCTTCGACCTCAACCGCGACTTCATCACCGCGTCGCAGCCCGAGGCCCGCGCGGTGCGGCAGATCGCCATCGCCAAGCAGCCCGCCGTCATGATCGACCTGCACGGGTACGTGAACGGCACGCTGATCGAGCCGACCACTCCCCCGCACGGCGAGAACTACGAGTACGACCTCTTCCTGAAGAACTCCTACGCCAACGCCCTCGGCATGGAGGCCGCCATCAAGGGCCTCGGCTACACCGAGGAGAAGGACGGCGTGAAGCCGCCCGTCATCCCCTTCCGCGACCAGCAGGAGGGCTGGGACGACTGGCCGCCGATCTTCACCCCGCAGTACATGCCCTTCCACGGCGCGGTCGCCACGCACACCATCGAGTTCCCGATGCAGGTGAACAACGAGGAGTACGAGACCCAGCCGGCCGCCGAGCTGCGCCGCAGGGCCGCCATCAACGTGGACATCGCGGGCGCGGCCATGCGCGCCACCCTCGACTACACCGCGGCACACCGCCGTTCGGTGATCGCCGACCAGATCGAGGTCTTCCGGCGGGGCGCGACGGGCGCGCAGCAGGTGCCGGTCTCGGAGGAGACGGTTCCCGGCGTGCCGGGCATCGGGCCCGAGGACGTCTACACGACCGAGTTCCCCCGCGCGTACGTCATTCCGGCCGGGGGCCGGGGCCAGCGATCGGCGACGGCCGCCGCGCGCCTGGTGGACCACCTGCTCGCCAACGACGTCCGCGTGGAGCGCGCGAAGCACTCCTTCCGGCTCGGCGGCCGTACGTACGCCAAGGGCTCGTACGTCGTCGACATGCACCAGCCCAAGCGGGGCCTGGCGAACGTGATGCTGGCCGACGGGCGGGACATCAGCGACAAGGTGTCGACCATGTACGACATCTCGGGGTGGAGTCTCGGGCGGCTGTGGGGCGCGAGCGTGGACGCGGTCAAGGGCGGTGACCTGGACGGCGTGCGCGCGCGTCCGGTGCACGCCGCCTCCCGCGTCGGCCAGGTGGCCCCGCGCGGGAACCTGCGCCTGCGGCTCGACGACCCGCGCGAGATCGCCGCGCTCAACTCCCTTCTCGCGCAAGGGGTCTCGGTGCGCCGCGACCGGGATGGGAACGCCGTCCTGCCGTCGTCCGCGCGCCGTGCCGCGACCGTCGCCGCCGAGAAGTACGACGTGTCCTTCGACGCCACCAAGGCCGAGGGCGGCGCCGCGCTGCACCGCACCCGGGTCGCCGCGGCCGTCACGCCGGGCGAGCTGTTCGCGCTGCGGGAGATGAACTTCGACGTGGTGCCGGTGTCCAACGCCGTGCTCAACGCGGGCTTCGACTGGCGCACGACGGACGTCCTGTTCGTCTCCGCCGGGCTCGATCGCGGTGAGCTGAACGCCTCGGCGAAGGCGGGTCTCGACCGGTTCCTCGCCGAGGGCGGCGGTCTGGTCGGCCGGGGCGAGACCGGCGCCGCGCTCAACGCCGACGCGAAGCTGCTCGCCGCCAAGCCCGTGGCGGGCAACGGTGACGCCAACGGCGTGGTCAAGGTGACGAGTTCGGGCGGCGCGATCACCGGTGGCGCGCCGGAGCACAGCTTCGTCTACGCGCCGATGTGGTTCACCGGCCTCGGCCCCTCGGTGCGCGTGGAGCAGAAGTACGGCACGGGGAACCCGCTGGTGTCCGGGCACTGGCGGGCCACCGACGACGGCACCGGAGGCCCCTCGGCCGCCGCGGGCAGGGCCTCGGTGATCAGCGGGACCTCGGGCCGCACGGGCGTGGTCCTCTTCGGCACCGAACCGCTCTTCCGCGACCACCCCAAGGGAATGTTCCCGCAGGTCGGAAGGGCGCTGCTGACGGTCGGCTGA